A genome region from Cervus elaphus chromosome 18, mCerEla1.1, whole genome shotgun sequence includes the following:
- the ZNF467 gene encoding zinc finger protein 467 isoform X1 — translation MTTGVPKRRSFPLPSSGLPLSTLSPESRWISDPPGKGPGEEGVVVGRADGLVLDPRNLQGPWPDPQEESPWVAMRENLEALSSLGLSVGQPEMTPQSEPGEGSHDAQERMSPPREERVPGTCSGHEAPRPEKGAHREQAEAPCRGGQVCAPRKPEPMGSCPGDEWMIRKVKVEKEEDREAHEEAEWPQHLALRPSPFPPPDLGSLAAAYKLEPGAPGTLGGLALAGWVPTASEKPYGCGECERRFRDQLTLRLHQRLHRGEGPCACPDCGRSFTQRAHLLLHQRSHRGERPFPCSECDKRFSKKAHLTRHLRTHTGERPYPCAECGKRFSQKIHLGSHQKTHTGERPFPCPECEKRFRKKTHLIRHQRIHTGERPYQCAQCARSFTHKQHLVRHQRVHAAAGRTPPSPDAPASPTSPAPSPTPSPAGPKPFACSHCGLSFGWKKNLATHQRLHSGEGRPFGCDECALGAPVDPAAPEPLACAPRGTPALPGAPAGERSFLCPECGRSFAHGQHLARQRRVHTGERPFACAQCGRRFGSRPNLVAHSRAHSGARPFACAQCGRRFSRKSHLGRHQAVHTGSRPHACAVCARSFSSKTNLVRHQAVHTGSRPFPCPQCGKSFSRKTHLVRHQRVHGGAAHPASGADLSSPAWPTPTDVAAPALFF, via the exons ATGACAACTGGAGTGCCGAAGAGACGAAGTTTCCCGCTCCCCAGCTCAGGTCTCCCActctccaccctctccccagaGAGTCGGTGGATTTCTGACCCCCCAGGCAagggccctggggaggagggggtggtggtggggagagcTGATGGGCTGGTGCTGGACCCCAGAAACCTGCAG GGTCCGTGGCCGGATCCCCAGGAGGAGTCACCCTGGGTTGCCATGAGAGAGAACTTGGAGGCCCTCAGCTCCCTGG GACTCTCTGTGGGACAGCCGGAGATGACCCCCCAAAGTGAGCCTGGGGAAGGGTCCCATGACGCCCAGGAGCGCATGTCCCCTCCCCGAGAAGAGAGAGTGCCGGGTACATGCTCAG GGCACGAGGCCCCCAGACCGGAGAAAGGTGCCCACAGGGAACAAGCTGAAGCTCCCTGCAGAGGAGGCCAGGTGTGTGCACCACGCAAACCCGAGCCCATGGGCTCCTGCCCAG GGGATGAGTGGATGATTCGGAAGGTGAAGGTAGAGAAGGAGGAGGATCGGGAGGCCCACGAGGAGGCAGAATGGCCCCAGCATCTGGCATTACGCCCCAGCCCCTTTCCCCCGCCGGACCTGGGGTCTCTGGCCGCCGCGTATAAGCTGGAGCCGGGGGCCCCAGGGACACTGGGTGGGCTCGCCCTGGCCGGGTGGGTCCCGACCGCCTCGGAGAAGCCCTACGGCTGCGGGGAGTGCGAGCGCCGGTTCCGGGACCAGCTGACCCTGCGGCTACACCAGCGGCTGCACCGCGGCGAGGGCCCGTGCGCCTGCCCCGACTGCGGCCGCAGCTTCACGCAGCGCGCGCACCTGCTGCTGCACCAACGCAGCCACCGCGGCGAGCGGCCCTTCCCCTGCTCGGAGTGCGACAAGCGCTTCAGCAAGAAGGCGCACCTGACCCGCCACCTGCGCACGCACACCGGCGAGCGGCCCTACCCGTGTGCCGAGTGCGGCAAGCGCTTCAGCCAGAAGATCCACCTGGGCTCGCACCAGAAGACGCACACGGGCGAGCGGCCCTTCCCCTGCCCCGAGTGCGAGAAGCGCTTCCGCAAAAAGACGCACCTGATCCGCCACCAGCGCATCCACACGGGCGAGAGGCCCTACCAGTGCGCGCAGTGCGCCCGCAGCTTCACGCACAAGCAGCACTTGGTGAGGCACCAGAGGGTGCACGCGGCGGCCGGCCGCACCCCGCCCTCTCCCGACGCGCCCGCCTCGCCCACGTCCCCTGCcccgtcccccaccccctcccctgccgGCCCCAAGCCTTTCGCCTGCTCCCACTGCGGCCTGAGCTTCGGCTGGAAGAAGAACCTCGCCACGCACCAGCGCCTGCACAGCGGCGAGGGGCGCCCTTTCGGGTGCGACGAGTGCGCTCTAGGCGCCCCTGTGGACCCCGCGGCCCCCGAGCCCTTGGCCTGCGCGCCCCGAGGCACACCGGCGCTCCCGGGCGCTCCGGCCGGCGAGCGGTCCTTCCTCTGCCCCGAGTGCGGGCGCAGCTTCGCCCACGGGCAGCACCTGGCGCGACAGCGGCGGGTCCACACGGGCGAGCGGCCCTTCGCCTGCGCGCAGTGCGGCCGCCGCTTCGGCTCGCGGCCCAACCTGGTGGCCCACTCTCGGGCGCACAGCGGCGCCAGGCCCTTCGCCTGCGCGCAGTGCGGCCGCCGCTTCAGCCGCAAGTCGCACCTGGGCCGCCACCAGGCGGTGCACACGGGCAGTCGGCCCCACGCCTGCGCCGTGTGCGCCCGCAGCTTCAGCTCCAAGACCAACCTGGTCCGCCACCAGGCGGTGCACACGGGCTCCCGCCCCTTCCCCTGCCCGCAGTGCGGCAAGAGCTTCAGCCGCAAGACCCACCTGGTGCGACACCAGCGCGTCCATGGAGGAGCCGCCCACCCGGCCTCCGGAGCTGACCTCTCGAGCCCAGCCTGGCCTACGCCCACCGACGTGGCCGCACCCGCGCTCTTCTTCTGA
- the ZNF467 gene encoding zinc finger protein 467 isoform X2, translating into MRENLEALSSLGLSVGQPEMTPQSEPGEGSHDAQERMSPPREERVPGTCSGHEAPRPEKGAHREQAEAPCRGGQVCAPRKPEPMGSCPGDEWMIRKVKVEKEEDREAHEEAEWPQHLALRPSPFPPPDLGSLAAAYKLEPGAPGTLGGLALAGWVPTASEKPYGCGECERRFRDQLTLRLHQRLHRGEGPCACPDCGRSFTQRAHLLLHQRSHRGERPFPCSECDKRFSKKAHLTRHLRTHTGERPYPCAECGKRFSQKIHLGSHQKTHTGERPFPCPECEKRFRKKTHLIRHQRIHTGERPYQCAQCARSFTHKQHLVRHQRVHAAAGRTPPSPDAPASPTSPAPSPTPSPAGPKPFACSHCGLSFGWKKNLATHQRLHSGEGRPFGCDECALGAPVDPAAPEPLACAPRGTPALPGAPAGERSFLCPECGRSFAHGQHLARQRRVHTGERPFACAQCGRRFGSRPNLVAHSRAHSGARPFACAQCGRRFSRKSHLGRHQAVHTGSRPHACAVCARSFSSKTNLVRHQAVHTGSRPFPCPQCGKSFSRKTHLVRHQRVHGGAAHPASGADLSSPAWPTPTDVAAPALFF; encoded by the exons ATGAGAGAGAACTTGGAGGCCCTCAGCTCCCTGG GACTCTCTGTGGGACAGCCGGAGATGACCCCCCAAAGTGAGCCTGGGGAAGGGTCCCATGACGCCCAGGAGCGCATGTCCCCTCCCCGAGAAGAGAGAGTGCCGGGTACATGCTCAG GGCACGAGGCCCCCAGACCGGAGAAAGGTGCCCACAGGGAACAAGCTGAAGCTCCCTGCAGAGGAGGCCAGGTGTGTGCACCACGCAAACCCGAGCCCATGGGCTCCTGCCCAG GGGATGAGTGGATGATTCGGAAGGTGAAGGTAGAGAAGGAGGAGGATCGGGAGGCCCACGAGGAGGCAGAATGGCCCCAGCATCTGGCATTACGCCCCAGCCCCTTTCCCCCGCCGGACCTGGGGTCTCTGGCCGCCGCGTATAAGCTGGAGCCGGGGGCCCCAGGGACACTGGGTGGGCTCGCCCTGGCCGGGTGGGTCCCGACCGCCTCGGAGAAGCCCTACGGCTGCGGGGAGTGCGAGCGCCGGTTCCGGGACCAGCTGACCCTGCGGCTACACCAGCGGCTGCACCGCGGCGAGGGCCCGTGCGCCTGCCCCGACTGCGGCCGCAGCTTCACGCAGCGCGCGCACCTGCTGCTGCACCAACGCAGCCACCGCGGCGAGCGGCCCTTCCCCTGCTCGGAGTGCGACAAGCGCTTCAGCAAGAAGGCGCACCTGACCCGCCACCTGCGCACGCACACCGGCGAGCGGCCCTACCCGTGTGCCGAGTGCGGCAAGCGCTTCAGCCAGAAGATCCACCTGGGCTCGCACCAGAAGACGCACACGGGCGAGCGGCCCTTCCCCTGCCCCGAGTGCGAGAAGCGCTTCCGCAAAAAGACGCACCTGATCCGCCACCAGCGCATCCACACGGGCGAGAGGCCCTACCAGTGCGCGCAGTGCGCCCGCAGCTTCACGCACAAGCAGCACTTGGTGAGGCACCAGAGGGTGCACGCGGCGGCCGGCCGCACCCCGCCCTCTCCCGACGCGCCCGCCTCGCCCACGTCCCCTGCcccgtcccccaccccctcccctgccgGCCCCAAGCCTTTCGCCTGCTCCCACTGCGGCCTGAGCTTCGGCTGGAAGAAGAACCTCGCCACGCACCAGCGCCTGCACAGCGGCGAGGGGCGCCCTTTCGGGTGCGACGAGTGCGCTCTAGGCGCCCCTGTGGACCCCGCGGCCCCCGAGCCCTTGGCCTGCGCGCCCCGAGGCACACCGGCGCTCCCGGGCGCTCCGGCCGGCGAGCGGTCCTTCCTCTGCCCCGAGTGCGGGCGCAGCTTCGCCCACGGGCAGCACCTGGCGCGACAGCGGCGGGTCCACACGGGCGAGCGGCCCTTCGCCTGCGCGCAGTGCGGCCGCCGCTTCGGCTCGCGGCCCAACCTGGTGGCCCACTCTCGGGCGCACAGCGGCGCCAGGCCCTTCGCCTGCGCGCAGTGCGGCCGCCGCTTCAGCCGCAAGTCGCACCTGGGCCGCCACCAGGCGGTGCACACGGGCAGTCGGCCCCACGCCTGCGCCGTGTGCGCCCGCAGCTTCAGCTCCAAGACCAACCTGGTCCGCCACCAGGCGGTGCACACGGGCTCCCGCCCCTTCCCCTGCCCGCAGTGCGGCAAGAGCTTCAGCCGCAAGACCCACCTGGTGCGACACCAGCGCGTCCATGGAGGAGCCGCCCACCCGGCCTCCGGAGCTGACCTCTCGAGCCCAGCCTGGCCTACGCCCACCGACGTGGCCGCACCCGCGCTCTTCTTCTGA